The Rhizobium leguminosarum genome includes a region encoding these proteins:
- a CDS encoding lipopolysaccharide biosynthesis protein: MSSVSQRTATASIWTISGKFLARLLDFVSLLILARLLSPEDFGLVAIATSVLVIVETILDLPLTQALMRQPSPSDDMFATALTLSLLRGVAISMLMMVISWPMALIYDDPRLFSLVAVLSIAPAMRSVISPRMVLFMQRFDFKREFALDLITKGSTLLFGVGVAVATGSYWGLAIGAVAGPTAAAITSYVFAPMRPRFSLSEWKHFQDMISWNTVSQVLSSINWQLDRLLLPRFTGLSTFGAFSVADNIAAIPYQTFVGPLLRPLMAAFSTVDDRRNLIAAYLKATNAITFVAAPILIALALLAEPAVRIIVGEKWASAAPILQWLCIGSLLGLPTNMMPPLAMVLNKTRYLALRMFAEFAVRVPVTILGIVYFQVAGALGARIVAVLVAYAASLIITRRLIGATLAAQLHAFLRPLAASVPMIAFLLWMEPMLAAMPVGLNLVVSLALSGGAAVAIFWAFALLVWQVVGRPDGIETIVVHRLMPRRNRVLTS; encoded by the coding sequence ATGTCAAGCGTATCTCAGAGGACGGCGACGGCGAGTATCTGGACCATCAGCGGGAAGTTCTTGGCGCGATTGCTCGATTTCGTCAGCCTCCTCATCCTCGCAAGGCTTTTGAGCCCGGAGGATTTCGGCCTTGTCGCCATCGCGACCTCTGTTCTGGTCATCGTCGAGACAATCCTGGACCTGCCGCTGACGCAGGCCCTGATGCGCCAGCCGTCACCTTCGGACGATATGTTTGCCACCGCCCTTACCCTCAGCCTGCTTCGAGGTGTGGCCATCAGCATGCTGATGATGGTCATCTCCTGGCCGATGGCTCTGATTTATGACGATCCCCGGCTTTTCTCTCTTGTCGCCGTGCTCTCGATTGCGCCTGCCATGCGCAGCGTGATCAGCCCGCGCATGGTCCTCTTCATGCAGCGGTTCGATTTCAAACGCGAATTCGCACTCGATCTCATTACCAAGGGGTCGACACTGCTGTTTGGTGTCGGGGTGGCGGTCGCGACCGGCAGCTATTGGGGACTGGCGATCGGCGCGGTTGCAGGCCCGACCGCTGCGGCGATCACCTCCTATGTCTTTGCGCCGATGCGACCGAGGTTCAGCCTTTCCGAGTGGAAGCACTTTCAGGACATGATCAGCTGGAACACCGTCTCGCAGGTGCTGAGTTCGATCAACTGGCAACTGGACCGGCTGCTTTTGCCGCGATTCACGGGCTTGTCGACTTTCGGCGCCTTCAGCGTCGCCGACAATATCGCCGCTATTCCATACCAGACCTTCGTCGGGCCATTGTTGCGTCCGCTGATGGCGGCATTCTCGACCGTCGATGACCGTCGTAATCTGATCGCTGCCTATCTGAAGGCGACGAATGCGATCACCTTCGTGGCAGCGCCCATCCTCATCGCGCTCGCCTTGCTTGCCGAGCCGGCCGTGCGGATCATCGTCGGCGAGAAATGGGCATCCGCCGCGCCGATTCTGCAGTGGTTGTGCATCGGCAGTCTGCTCGGTCTTCCGACGAACATGATGCCGCCATTGGCTATGGTGCTCAACAAAACCCGTTATCTCGCTCTCCGGATGTTTGCCGAGTTCGCCGTCAGAGTTCCGGTCACCATCCTGGGCATTGTCTACTTTCAGGTGGCAGGAGCACTGGGCGCGCGGATCGTGGCGGTGCTTGTCGCCTATGCCGCATCGCTGATCATTACGCGGCGGCTGATCGGTGCGACGCTCGCCGCCCAGTTGCACGCCTTTTTAAGGCCTTTGGCCGCGAGCGTGCCGATGATCGCTTTCCTGCTGTGGATGGAGCCGATGCTCGCCGCCATGCCTGTCGGCCTCAACCTGGTCGTCAGCCTGGCGCTTAGCGGCGGGGCGGCAGTGGCGATCTTCTGGGCCTTCGCGCTACTCGTGTGGCAGGTTGTCGGAAGGCCCGACGGCATCGAGACCATCGTCGTCCACAGGCTCATGCCGCGACGAAACAGGGTTCTCACTTCATGA
- a CDS encoding sugar transferase encodes MTWEAHSFEAWSRVGRSAKGGDLHSSRPRAAGRSSKRALDLVIAVTALILLSPLLLIVAMIVKMSDRGPVFYSHTRIGAGGAPFGCLKFRTMKTDASAQLAELLQNNPAARSEWEETRKLKDDPRITAVGDILRRSSIDELPQLINIVRGDMSLVGPRPITAEELPRYGEHIWAYMAVRPGLTGHWQTSGRNDVSYEYRVSLDVHYLSNWSLGRDFIIIAKTIPALFSQRGSY; translated from the coding sequence ATGACATGGGAAGCACATAGTTTCGAGGCTTGGTCGCGTGTCGGACGGTCCGCGAAAGGCGGCGATCTCCATTCGTCCCGGCCTCGTGCGGCAGGCAGATCGTCGAAGCGCGCGCTAGACCTTGTCATCGCAGTCACGGCGCTGATCCTGCTTTCCCCGCTTCTGTTGATCGTCGCAATGATCGTGAAGATGAGCGACCGCGGCCCGGTCTTCTATTCCCATACGCGCATCGGCGCCGGCGGAGCGCCGTTCGGATGCCTCAAGTTTCGCACGATGAAGACCGATGCGAGTGCTCAGCTTGCCGAATTGCTGCAAAACAACCCGGCTGCGCGAAGCGAATGGGAAGAGACACGCAAGCTGAAGGACGATCCGAGGATCACGGCCGTCGGTGATATCCTCAGGCGGTCGAGCATCGACGAGCTTCCCCAACTGATCAATATCGTGCGTGGCGACATGAGCCTCGTCGGCCCCCGGCCGATCACGGCCGAGGAATTGCCGCGCTACGGCGAGCATATATGGGCCTACATGGCCGTCCGCCCGGGCCTGACCGGTCACTGGCAGACCAGCGGGCGCAATGACGTCAGTTACGAGTACCGGGTTTCCCTCGACGTTCACTATCTCAGCAACTGGTCGCTCGGCCGGGACTTCATCATCATTGCCAAGACCATTCCCGCTCTGTTTTCGCAGCGCGGCTCGTATTGA
- a CDS encoding PfkB family carbohydrate kinase, which yields MRPLAVIGNVNVDLILGPAAPWPKAGTEIIVDHDELRVGGAAGNSALAWQALGVEFEIAANIGSDQFGRWLSEAFGHRSDKWPVRPEKTTLSVGITHPDGERTFFTTKGHLPRFSLTDVFTVIEGARLQGGCALLCGSFLTDDLTGEYGKFFDWADSHGITVALDTGWPLDGWTDENCAATRAWLSRSGVALLNEVESTTLAGIADPIEAARHIKSHMPAGAIVVVKRGPDGALAIGPGGSLVSVAAPVVEVVDTIGAGDVFNAAFLAALASSEPLVSCLMAGTEVASRAISTLPRNYGGPTSLQEPLR from the coding sequence ATGCGGCCGCTTGCAGTGATCGGCAACGTCAATGTCGACCTGATCCTTGGCCCGGCCGCCCCCTGGCCGAAGGCCGGGACGGAGATCATCGTTGACCATGACGAGTTGCGCGTCGGCGGAGCCGCCGGCAACAGCGCCCTCGCCTGGCAAGCGCTCGGCGTCGAATTCGAGATCGCCGCCAATATCGGCAGTGATCAGTTCGGCCGCTGGCTGAGCGAAGCCTTCGGCCACCGTTCCGACAAGTGGCCCGTACGTCCTGAGAAAACGACGCTCTCCGTCGGCATCACCCATCCGGACGGCGAGCGCACCTTCTTCACGACCAAGGGCCACCTGCCGCGTTTCAGCCTGACAGACGTCTTCACCGTCATCGAGGGCGCAAGACTGCAGGGCGGCTGCGCGCTTCTCTGCGGCTCGTTCCTGACCGACGATCTGACAGGAGAATACGGCAAGTTCTTCGACTGGGCCGACAGCCATGGCATCACCGTTGCGCTCGACACCGGCTGGCCGCTCGACGGCTGGACGGACGAGAATTGCGCAGCGACACGCGCCTGGCTCTCCCGCAGCGGTGTCGCGCTGCTGAACGAGGTCGAATCAACGACGCTTGCCGGCATCGCCGATCCGATCGAGGCCGCGCGTCACATCAAATCGCATATGCCGGCGGGTGCGATCGTCGTCGTCAAACGCGGCCCGGACGGCGCTCTCGCGATCGGGCCGGGCGGCAGCTTGGTTTCGGTGGCGGCACCCGTTGTCGAAGTCGTCGATACGATCGGCGCCGGCGATGTCTTCAACGCCGCCTTTCTCGCCGCGCTCGCAAGCAGTGAGCCGCTGGTTTCCTGCCTGATGGCGGGAACCGAGGTTGCCTCGCGCGCCATCTCCACTCTTCCCCGCAACTATGGCGGCCCGACATCTCTTCAGGAGCCCTTGCGATGA
- a CDS encoding Crp/Fnr family transcriptional regulator, with product MDGATHASDRRAGIGKAAISANSGIHLNSRIVIDDEFLSCRSSVRRFRRGEIIAGAGVLVDTFARVHSGVVSASTMLPDGREFIVEIIPKSGLIGELEVLRRQTLSLEYRAGSACELHFFEGRLLRDMYASDPCFREKVFSRALARISELELRIIANAASSLQSRLASTLLRLSTVYGKDAANSGDELIISQNDLAATLPASREKVNQCLRRLREGKIIDGGQGKIRILNRKALEACANGAVSVK from the coding sequence ATGGATGGGGCGACACACGCATCAGATCGCAGGGCCGGCATCGGCAAGGCGGCGATATCGGCTAACAGCGGCATTCATCTGAACAGCCGCATCGTCATCGACGACGAATTCCTTTCCTGCCGGTCGAGCGTACGGCGTTTCCGGCGCGGCGAGATCATCGCCGGGGCCGGCGTCCTCGTCGATACGTTCGCGCGCGTCCATTCAGGGGTGGTCAGCGCCAGCACGATGCTGCCCGACGGCCGGGAATTCATCGTCGAAATCATTCCGAAATCCGGCCTCATCGGCGAGCTCGAGGTTCTGCGCAGGCAGACGTTGAGCCTCGAATACCGCGCCGGTTCCGCCTGCGAACTGCATTTCTTCGAAGGCCGGCTGCTGCGCGACATGTACGCCAGCGATCCCTGCTTTCGCGAAAAGGTCTTCTCCAGGGCGCTGGCGCGTATTTCAGAGCTCGAACTCCGGATCATTGCGAATGCGGCGTCGAGCCTGCAATCGAGGCTGGCCAGCACGCTGCTGCGGCTCTCCACTGTTTATGGAAAAGATGCGGCAAACAGCGGCGACGAACTGATCATCTCGCAAAATGATCTGGCCGCGACGCTGCCGGCGTCCCGCGAGAAGGTCAATCAATGCCTGCGGCGCCTGCGGGAAGGCAAGATCATCGACGGGGGCCAGGGCAAGATCCGCATCCTCAACCGCAAGGCGCTGGAGGCCTGTGCCAACGGCGCAGTTTCGGTGAAGTGA
- a CDS encoding polysaccharide biosynthesis tyrosine autokinase, whose product MTSSTIFSGVSPISLPAAATGGNSPLTLRDMLFFIRMRWLWIAATTFAFLVLAGSYVLTAEPTFVANTQLVIVPQVSGSEAQRAFAEDAFIEGQLEIAKSSDVVGGTVTALGLDTDPDFVDQTPSLQDRAKNWLMGASSEPDTASQEAAGAGPRNTPPQQQIEDGRIRDRAIATLLNMMGVRRIGSSTIIEISAAASTPQKAVDIADTLARQYIQKNIAMKANASRQYSEWLTRFVSEQQRGLAEAASALASFTSNPRDQFKLAELQSATDARRTLYENTLNQLTEAKQRITYPVSDATIVSRATLPLSKARPRSTLIIAFAAAVGLGVGFALALIRHAGDRRIVRPNQIADAGGLPFVTLLATSRTSNGHSARFLAAGTGSSTAAAYPVIPGMAELSATVVGLRRKRRVVIGIVAVNPGSGASTIACELAVLSSISGAQTLLIDAAAQKSSLSKSIAPHSSTGLVDVLDNGELIRTAALPLTPTLKFLPLGKVAAVSPAIRLSSRRTQLSFAELKKEFDAIFVDISAFSASPDANAIAPELDGVLVVTSHGHTSIDDTMHVIETLRNVGAEILGAIINHAPKRIES is encoded by the coding sequence ATGACCTCAAGCACGATCTTCAGCGGTGTTTCTCCGATATCTCTGCCTGCCGCAGCCACTGGCGGGAATTCGCCGCTCACCTTGCGGGATATGCTCTTCTTTATCAGAATGCGCTGGCTGTGGATTGCGGCGACGACTTTCGCTTTCCTCGTATTGGCAGGGAGCTACGTGCTGACCGCCGAACCGACGTTCGTTGCCAACACGCAACTTGTGATCGTCCCCCAGGTCAGCGGCTCCGAAGCACAGAGGGCTTTCGCGGAAGACGCGTTCATCGAGGGACAGTTGGAGATCGCCAAATCCAGCGATGTCGTCGGTGGAACGGTAACGGCACTTGGTCTCGATACCGATCCTGACTTTGTCGATCAGACGCCTTCGCTGCAGGATCGGGCAAAGAACTGGTTGATGGGCGCTTCTTCCGAACCGGATACGGCATCGCAGGAAGCGGCGGGCGCAGGACCGCGTAACACACCGCCGCAACAGCAGATCGAGGACGGGCGGATCCGTGACCGGGCGATCGCCACGCTGCTGAACATGATGGGAGTACGCCGAATCGGGAGTTCGACGATCATCGAGATATCGGCTGCAGCATCGACCCCGCAAAAGGCCGTCGACATCGCCGACACACTGGCCAGGCAGTATATTCAGAAGAATATCGCGATGAAGGCCAACGCGTCCCGGCAATACAGCGAATGGCTGACCAGATTCGTAAGCGAGCAGCAGCGCGGACTGGCCGAAGCTGCCAGTGCCCTGGCCAGCTTCACGAGCAATCCGCGCGATCAGTTCAAGCTTGCGGAGCTGCAGAGCGCGACTGACGCCCGCCGCACCCTTTATGAAAATACCTTGAACCAGCTGACGGAAGCCAAGCAGCGCATCACCTACCCGGTGTCGGATGCCACGATCGTCTCTCGGGCCACCCTGCCTCTTTCGAAAGCCAGACCACGCAGCACGCTCATCATCGCCTTTGCGGCGGCGGTTGGTCTTGGCGTCGGCTTCGCACTCGCCCTGATAAGGCACGCCGGCGATCGCCGGATCGTCCGGCCCAATCAGATCGCGGATGCCGGTGGGCTGCCCTTTGTCACTTTGCTGGCGACATCGAGGACCAGCAATGGTCACTCGGCGCGTTTCCTCGCTGCCGGTACCGGCAGCAGCACCGCAGCCGCCTATCCTGTTATCCCAGGCATGGCGGAGCTGAGCGCGACGGTCGTTGGTCTTCGGCGCAAACGCCGGGTCGTCATCGGAATCGTCGCTGTCAATCCCGGCAGCGGGGCATCGACCATCGCATGCGAACTTGCGGTGCTCTCGTCGATATCAGGAGCGCAGACGCTGCTGATCGATGCGGCTGCACAGAAATCATCGCTCAGCAAATCGATCGCGCCCCATAGTTCCACAGGCCTCGTCGATGTTCTCGACAATGGCGAACTGATCCGGACGGCGGCACTGCCCCTCACCCCGACGCTGAAATTCCTACCCCTCGGCAAAGTCGCAGCGGTGTCGCCGGCCATTCGCCTCAGTTCCCGCCGCACGCAGTTGAGCTTCGCCGAACTGAAGAAGGAGTTCGACGCCATATTCGTCGACATTTCCGCGTTCTCTGCTTCGCCGGATGCCAATGCGATCGCGCCGGAACTGGACGGTGTCCTCGTGGTCACCTCGCACGGGCACACTTCGATCGACGATACCATGCACGTCATCGAGACCCTGCGGAATGTCGGCGCGGAGATCCTCGGCGCGATCATCAACCATGCACCGAAAAGAATAGAGTCATGA
- a CDS encoding glycosyltransferase family 4 protein yields MMRPSLPEVLRSAANVGRFPGPGTTKIDRVVIIDDYSVARGGATALAVLSAKLFRGLDIPVTYICGDDAANAELLALGVSMVGLNSRDLLSAERAKAFVTGIHNGAAVRMVANWIAANDTANTVYHVHGWHQILSPAIFRALMPVARRCVVHAHDFFTACPNGAFFDYQAQEVCLRRPLGGSCIATACDKRSYSHKLWRVARGSNILRRLKDQADFGRIILLHEKMASFLVGAGYRPERLTTIRNPVAPLSIKRIEAEANDEFVFIGRLDEEKGIEDALAATRKAGVRLCVIGDGPLMSMVAASGDHVRAVGWQSHAEIGPTIRKARALLMPSRYPEPFGLVAIEAARSGLPVIMSRSAFLAEEMQRAGMAIACDTADESAFADTLTRFSQMPRHEVRAMSERAFRLSPDLASTHEEWRDALLSEYHSLISTNAVPELTDGVAIQGVLS; encoded by the coding sequence GTGATGCGCCCGTCGCTTCCCGAGGTCCTCCGATCCGCCGCAAACGTCGGCCGGTTTCCCGGCCCCGGCACGACGAAGATCGATCGCGTGGTCATCATCGACGATTATTCGGTGGCCAGAGGCGGTGCGACGGCGCTGGCGGTGCTGTCCGCCAAGCTTTTTCGGGGCCTCGACATCCCTGTGACCTATATTTGCGGGGATGACGCCGCCAATGCGGAGCTCCTCGCACTTGGGGTCTCGATGGTCGGGCTGAACAGCCGCGATCTGCTCAGTGCCGAGCGTGCGAAGGCTTTCGTGACCGGCATTCACAATGGCGCCGCCGTCCGCATGGTCGCGAACTGGATTGCCGCAAACGACACCGCCAACACCGTCTACCATGTGCATGGCTGGCACCAGATCCTGTCTCCGGCGATTTTCAGGGCATTGATGCCGGTCGCCAGACGATGTGTGGTGCACGCGCATGATTTCTTCACGGCCTGCCCCAACGGCGCCTTCTTCGACTATCAGGCGCAGGAAGTCTGCCTTCGACGCCCGCTCGGCGGAAGCTGCATTGCGACGGCCTGCGACAAGAGAAGTTATTCGCACAAATTGTGGCGGGTTGCCCGCGGCTCCAATATCCTCCGGCGGCTGAAGGATCAGGCCGATTTCGGCCGGATCATCCTGCTGCACGAGAAGATGGCAAGCTTCCTCGTCGGCGCCGGATATCGGCCCGAACGACTGACGACAATCCGCAATCCCGTCGCTCCGCTCTCCATCAAACGCATCGAGGCGGAGGCCAATGACGAGTTCGTCTTTATCGGGCGGCTCGATGAGGAGAAGGGCATAGAGGATGCCTTGGCCGCCACCCGCAAAGCGGGCGTCAGGCTCTGCGTGATCGGGGACGGGCCGCTGATGTCGATGGTTGCGGCTTCGGGGGATCACGTCAGGGCCGTCGGCTGGCAGTCGCATGCGGAGATCGGCCCGACCATCCGCAAGGCGCGTGCACTGTTGATGCCGTCTCGCTATCCCGAGCCATTCGGCCTCGTCGCTATCGAAGCGGCCAGGAGCGGTCTGCCGGTCATCATGTCGCGCAGCGCCTTTCTTGCCGAAGAAATGCAAAGAGCCGGCATGGCGATCGCCTGCGATACGGCTGACGAAAGCGCCTTTGCCGATACTTTGACGCGATTTAGCCAAATGCCGAGGCACGAGGTCCGCGCCATGAGCGAGCGGGCTTTCCGGCTGTCGCCGGATCTTGCGTCGACACACGAGGAATGGCGCGACGCGCTTCTTTCCGAATACCACAGCCTGATTTCGACGAATGCGGTTCCCGAGCTGACAGACGGTGTGGCGATACAAGGAGTATTGAGTTGA
- a CDS encoding ABC transporter ATP-binding protein, with translation MSALEIQNIRKTYGDVETLKGIDVSLESGEFLVLLGSSGCGKSTLLNIIAGLAEATSGDVRIGGRSVLGVHPKDRDIAMVFQSYALYPNLTVHRNIGFGLEMRKVAAPEREKAVRDAAKLLQIENLLDRKPSQLSGGQRQRVAIGRALVRKPEVFLFDEPLSNLDAKLRMEMRTEIKRLHQMLKTTVVYVTHDQIEAMTLASRIAVMRDGRIEQLGTPEEIYNHPATLYVATFVGAPPMNLLKATVRGGGLALSGSNAILPLPARFRQTAGDGRDLILGIRPEALRTDGAGPSIEACLEVAELTGPELVVTALAENQRLMACLPPRTPIRDNEKLTLFFDEEAMHLFDPETGLSCGR, from the coding sequence ATGAGCGCGCTCGAAATTCAGAACATCCGCAAGACCTATGGCGACGTCGAGACGCTGAAAGGCATCGACGTCTCGTTGGAAAGCGGGGAGTTCCTGGTGCTGCTCGGCTCCTCCGGCTGCGGCAAGTCCACGCTGCTGAACATCATCGCCGGCCTTGCCGAGGCGACGAGCGGCGATGTCAGGATCGGCGGCCGCTCGGTGCTCGGCGTGCATCCGAAGGACCGCGACATTGCCATGGTCTTTCAATCCTATGCGCTCTATCCCAATCTGACGGTGCACCGGAACATCGGCTTCGGCCTGGAAATGCGCAAGGTGGCAGCACCCGAGCGCGAGAAGGCCGTGCGCGATGCCGCCAAGCTCCTGCAGATCGAAAACCTCCTCGACCGCAAGCCGAGCCAGCTTTCCGGCGGTCAGCGCCAGCGGGTCGCGATCGGCCGAGCGCTGGTGCGTAAGCCTGAGGTGTTCCTCTTCGACGAACCGCTCTCCAACCTTGACGCCAAGCTGCGCATGGAGATGCGCACCGAGATCAAGCGGCTGCATCAGATGCTGAAGACCACGGTCGTCTACGTCACCCATGACCAGATCGAGGCGATGACGCTGGCGAGCCGCATCGCCGTCATGCGCGACGGCCGCATCGAGCAGCTGGGCACGCCGGAGGAGATCTACAACCATCCGGCAACGCTCTATGTCGCGACCTTCGTCGGCGCGCCGCCGATGAACCTGCTGAAGGCGACGGTGCGCGGCGGTGGCCTAGCGCTTTCCGGCTCCAATGCGATCCTGCCCCTGCCCGCTCGCTTCCGCCAGACGGCCGGCGATGGCCGCGACCTTATCCTCGGGATCCGTCCCGAGGCGCTTCGCACGGACGGTGCCGGCCCGTCGATCGAGGCATGCCTTGAGGTCGCAGAGCTGACCGGCCCGGAACTCGTCGTCACCGCCCTTGCCGAAAATCAGCGCCTGATGGCCTGCCTGCCGCCACGCACACCGATCCGCGACAACGAAAAGCTCACCCTCTTTTTCGACGAGGAAGCAATGCATCTCTTCGACCCGGAAACCGGTCTCAGCTGCGGCCGCTAG
- a CDS encoding glycosyltransferase family 4 protein, which translates to MTLKATTSLPDARAFLGDAPVMAKRRVTEAGSASDTKQLRVAIVHYWLVSMRGGEKVVEELCRMFPQADIFTLVCNRDRISDFLKTRNIRTSFLQKIPGAKRHYTKMLPLMPFALEQFDLQDYDLVLSSESGPAKGIITRADALHVCYCHSPMRYIWDQFHVYRHGLPWVGRAMMSITAPMLRAWDVTTSSRVDVFVANSDYVASRIRRFYDRESIVIHPPVATDDFAVGKGKGEFYLYAGQLTTYKRPDIAVRACTEAGRKLVVIGEGEQLAYLKSIAGPTVEFLGHQPFNVLRDHLSRCRALLFPGTEDFGILPVEAMASGRPVLAFDAGGARETVCSPQVGFRFAEQTTEALLETMAAFEEVEDDIDPHAIRAHSLKFSSAVFRDRLSSLIEQKLTDHGDRSAEVFRRRVS; encoded by the coding sequence TTGACCCTTAAGGCAACAACCTCTCTTCCCGACGCGAGGGCATTTCTCGGCGATGCGCCTGTCATGGCGAAAAGACGTGTCACTGAGGCCGGAAGCGCGAGCGATACCAAGCAGCTTCGTGTCGCCATCGTCCATTATTGGCTCGTTTCGATGCGTGGTGGCGAGAAGGTCGTCGAAGAGCTGTGCCGCATGTTTCCGCAGGCCGACATCTTCACCCTCGTCTGCAACCGGGATCGCATCAGCGATTTTCTGAAGACGCGGAACATCCGCACATCCTTCCTGCAGAAGATCCCCGGTGCAAAGCGGCATTATACCAAGATGTTGCCGCTGATGCCCTTCGCGCTCGAGCAGTTCGATCTACAGGATTACGATCTCGTGCTGTCGAGCGAATCCGGACCCGCCAAGGGCATCATCACGCGCGCCGATGCCCTGCATGTCTGCTACTGCCATTCGCCGATGCGCTACATCTGGGATCAGTTCCATGTCTACCGCCATGGCCTGCCCTGGGTGGGTCGCGCAATGATGTCGATCACCGCACCCATGCTGCGCGCCTGGGACGTGACGACCTCCTCGCGGGTCGACGTGTTCGTTGCCAATTCCGATTATGTCGCGAGCCGCATCCGCCGCTTCTACGACCGGGAATCGATCGTCATCCATCCGCCGGTTGCGACCGACGATTTTGCAGTGGGGAAGGGGAAGGGCGAGTTCTATCTCTATGCGGGACAGCTGACCACCTACAAGCGGCCGGATATCGCCGTTCGCGCCTGCACCGAGGCCGGCCGAAAGCTGGTCGTGATCGGCGAGGGAGAACAACTGGCCTATCTGAAGTCGATTGCCGGACCGACCGTTGAGTTTCTCGGCCATCAGCCCTTCAACGTTCTGCGCGACCATCTGTCGCGATGCCGCGCCCTCTTGTTTCCGGGCACGGAGGATTTCGGCATCCTGCCGGTGGAAGCCATGGCATCAGGGCGGCCGGTCCTGGCTTTCGACGCCGGCGGCGCCAGGGAAACCGTTTGCTCGCCGCAGGTCGGATTTCGCTTCGCTGAGCAGACCACGGAAGCTCTGTTGGAAACGATGGCGGCGTTCGAAGAGGTGGAGGACGATATCGATCCGCATGCCATCCGCGCGCACTCGCTGAAATTCTCTTCCGCCGTGTTCCGCGACCGTCTGTCCAGCCTGATCGAGCAGAAACTGACCGACCATGGCGACCGATCCGCCGAGGTCTTCAGAAGACGGGTAAGCTGA
- a CDS encoding glycoside hydrolase family 16 protein, whose translation MRYGISSKALGLLIVLGLGALPGQPSVAQEPLNIDAYQLTFEESFDSLDVSAWGEKTSRWIAHTPWNGDFGDARFTDPAPGFPFTTDQGILKIEARKEADGTWRSGLLSSVNPKGEGFSQQFGYFEARMKLPPGKGVWPAFWLIGLDRSKYTAEIDVLEYYGRAPYEFSMGFHIWRQSQGGQNSTGGYWQKVQDGILNSDYHTYGVDIQADKTSFYFDRKFIWSFDTPKEFHMPFYPLVNLALGSGWPIDETPNPSILLVDYIHVYQRKPTDAAN comes from the coding sequence ATGCGTTACGGAATATCTTCTAAGGCTCTGGGTCTGCTTATCGTTCTTGGTCTGGGCGCGTTGCCCGGCCAACCCAGCGTGGCTCAGGAACCACTTAATATCGATGCGTACCAGCTGACGTTCGAAGAGAGTTTCGACAGTCTCGACGTCTCGGCCTGGGGAGAGAAAACCTCCCGCTGGATCGCCCACACACCCTGGAACGGCGATTTCGGTGACGCCCGTTTCACAGATCCGGCCCCCGGCTTTCCGTTTACCACCGATCAGGGAATTCTGAAGATCGAAGCGCGCAAGGAGGCCGATGGAACCTGGCGCTCAGGCCTGCTGTCGTCGGTGAACCCGAAAGGCGAAGGGTTCTCGCAGCAGTTCGGCTATTTCGAAGCAAGGATGAAGCTGCCGCCTGGCAAGGGCGTTTGGCCGGCATTCTGGCTGATCGGGCTCGACCGGTCGAAATACACCGCCGAGATCGACGTCCTGGAATATTATGGACGCGCGCCCTACGAATTCAGCATGGGCTTTCATATCTGGCGTCAGAGCCAGGGCGGTCAGAACAGCACCGGCGGCTATTGGCAAAAGGTCCAGGACGGAATTTTGAACAGCGACTATCACACCTACGGCGTCGATATCCAAGCTGACAAGACGAGCTTCTACTTCGACCGTAAGTTCATCTGGAGCTTCGATACGCCGAAGGAATTCCACATGCCGTTCTATCCGCTGGTGAACCTGGCACTCGGCTCGGGTTGGCCGATCGATGAAACGCCGAATCCTTCCATTCTGCTCGTCGACTATATTCACGTCTACCAGCGCAAGCCCACCGACGCGGCAAATTGA